The following coding sequences lie in one Thermanaerothrix sp. genomic window:
- a CDS encoding HU family DNA-binding protein has product MTKADLVNELVKSVEDLTKKKAAETVDAIFNVIQEALAKGEKVQLVGFGTFEVQTRAAREGRNPQDPTKTIKIPEKKAPVFRAGKALKDAVNR; this is encoded by the coding sequence TTGACCAAGGCGGATTTAGTTAATGAACTGGTCAAGAGCGTGGAGGATCTTACCAAGAAGAAGGCGGCGGAGACGGTAGATGCCATCTTCAATGTGATTCAGGAGGCCCTAGCAAAGGGGGAAAAGGTCCAGCTGGTGGGTTTTGGTACCTTTGAGGTGCAGACCCGGGCAGCCAGGGAGGGGCGTAATCCCCAGGATCCGACCAAGACCATAAAGATTCCCGAGAAAAAGGCCCCGGTCTTCAGGGCCGGCAAGGCGCTTAAGGATGCGGTTAACAGGTAA
- the rsmA gene encoding 16S rRNA (adenine(1518)-N(6)/adenine(1519)-N(6))-dimethyltransferase RsmA produces MDNKTSMGKFRHDTDIGQNFLINHGVVEKIAQAAEISDGEVILEVGPGKGILSREILKWPCARLISIEVDRRLSQFLDPLAKEDHRFTVIWQDALKMDFLRDLPCTPNLVVANLPYHITTPIVWKFLEELAPLGLTRMVLMVQREAAIRMIQQEGSKDRCPLGVTLEAMGKVCKVMNVPPGAFRPIPKVYSSVVRIDITSNHHLPRDPNWRRMLKISFAQRRKTLLNNWGIAGIFREEGLRRLLSVGLRENARAEELPLSHWLKLASSFQWQDCEAKS; encoded by the coding sequence CAGAACTTCCTGATAAACCACGGTGTGGTGGAGAAGATAGCCCAAGCCGCTGAAATCTCGGACGGCGAAGTGATATTAGAGGTAGGTCCGGGCAAGGGCATCCTATCAAGGGAGATCCTTAAATGGCCATGTGCAAGGTTGATCTCCATTGAGGTGGACCGGAGGTTGTCCCAGTTTCTTGATCCCCTGGCCAAGGAGGATCACAGGTTCACCGTCATATGGCAAGATGCCCTAAAGATGGACTTTTTAAGGGATCTGCCATGCACCCCCAACCTAGTCGTAGCCAACCTTCCGTATCACATAACCACCCCTATCGTCTGGAAGTTCCTAGAGGAACTGGCACCTTTGGGTCTTACCAGGATGGTGTTGATGGTCCAAAGAGAAGCCGCCATCAGGATGATTCAACAGGAAGGCAGCAAAGACCGTTGCCCCCTGGGCGTTACTCTGGAGGCTATGGGTAAGGTGTGTAAGGTGATGAACGTCCCTCCGGGAGCTTTCCGCCCAATACCCAAAGTCTACTCTTCGGTGGTGAGGATAGACATAACCTCAAACCATCATCTACCAAGGGATCCAAACTGGCGCAGAATGTTGAAGATATCCTTTGCCCAAAGGCGAAAAACCTTGCTTAACAACTGGGGAATCGCTGGTATATTCCGCGAAGAGGGGCTGAGACGCCTCCTATCGGTGGGACTACGTGAAAACGCAAGGGCCGAGGAGCTTCCCTTGAGCCATTGGCTTAAACTGGCCTCCTCCTTTCAATGGCAGGATTGCGAAGCTAAAAGCTAA